The following coding sequences are from one Triticum aestivum cultivar Chinese Spring chromosome 5A, IWGSC CS RefSeq v2.1, whole genome shotgun sequence window:
- the LOC123107268 gene encoding uncharacterized protein, producing the protein MGSCVSRSPASSAVAGSGRSVATKTAKVVDVDGSMAQFTAPVTAREALDSVQERRPRASVFLCSSDELRFDVPARALAADEALQPGWLYFVLPMSTLRRSLSGPEMAALAARASWALAFASGVASPPQRKNGAGVPGAKGKRRKAAARVSPLVVADEIAGTDGGSDHHHVYGKYGGDEPAAKAWKRSSSGGSRSSTRHLRRASGTPTLSSILEADDF; encoded by the coding sequence ATGGGCTCGTGCGTctcgcgctcgccggcgtcgtcggcggtggcggggtCAGGGCGGTCAGTGGCCACCAAGACCGCGAAGGTGGTGGACGTAGACGGCTCCATGGCGCAGTTCACGGCGCCCGTCACGGCGCGCGAGGCCCTGGATAGTGTCCAAGAGCGCCGCCCACGCGCGTCGGTCTTCCTGTGCAGCTCCGACGAGCTCCGCTTCGACGTGCCCGCCCGCGCGCTTGCGGCAGACGAGGCGCTCCAGCCCGGGTGGCTCTACTTCGTGCTGCCCATGTCCACGCTCCGCCGCTCACTCTCCGGTCCGGAGATGGCCGCGCTCGCCGCCAGAGCAAGCTGGGCGCTGGCCTTCGCCAGCGGCGTTGCGTCACCCCCGCAGCGCAAGAACGGGGCCGGGGTGCCCGGCGCCAAAGGCAAGCGACGGAAGGCGGCGGCTCGTGTGTCGCCGCTAGTTGTCGCGGATGAGATCGCCGGAACAGACGGTGGATCGGATCATCACCATGTGTACGGCAAGTACGGCGGCGATGAGCCAGCGGCGAAGGCGTGGAAGAGAAGTAGTTCAGGTGGAAGCCGCAGCAGCACTCGCCATCTTCGCCGTGCATCTGGCACCCCAACACTGAGCTCCATTTTGGAGGCCGATGATTTCTGA
- the LOC123107269 gene encoding uncharacterized protein codes for MGSCASRLPASAAAAGSGRAVATKTAKVIRLDGSMAQYAAPVTAREALVDAAGASSFLCSSDELRFDAPARALAADEALQPGWLYFVLPLSMLRRPLSGQEMTALAVRASSALAVASGISSPTRGKNGAAVAGANAKRRKVAARVAPLADDDDVAERDGGWDQHLAYDKYGGVRKRVLAAGDETAGKARKGNGYGGRRSSRHRRRRAGAHRLSAILEADDF; via the exons ATGGGCTCGTGTGCCTCGCGCttgccggcgtcggcggcggcggccgggtccGGGCGGGCAGTGGCCACCAAGACGGCGAAGGTGATTCGTCTGGACGGCTCCATGGCGCAGTACGCGGCGCCGGTCACGGCACGCGAGGCACTGGTTGACGCCGCCGGCGCGTCGAGCTTCCTATGCAGCTCGGACGAGCTCCGCTTCGATGCGCCCGCCCGCGCGCTGGCCGCGGACGAGGCGCTCCAGCCCGGGTGGCTCTACTTCGTGCTGCCCCTGTCTATGCTCCGTCGGCCGCTCTCGGGGCAGGAGATGACCGCCCTCGCCGTCAGGGCCAGCTCGGCGCTGGCCGTCGCGAGCGGCATCTCGTCCCCCACGCGCGGCAAGAACGGAGCCGCGGTGGCTGGCGCCAACGCCAAGCGACGGAAGGTGGCGGCTCGAGTGGCACCTCTCGCTGACGATGACGATGTCGCGGAGCGGGACGGTGGATGGGACCAGCACCTTGCGTACGACAAATACGGTGGCGTGCGCAAGAGGGTGCTCGCCGCCGGTGATGAGACGGCTGGGAAG GCGAGGAAGGGGAATGGTTACGGTGGGAGGCGCAGCagccgtcatcgtcgtcgtcgtgcagGCGCGCATAGGTTGAGCGCGATTTTGGAGGCCGATGACTTCTGA
- the LOC123107270 gene encoding 5-epiaristolochene 1,3-dihydroxylase-like → MGQVGLVVVSSREAAREVMKVQDANFAHRPELAGPKVLLYGCADVAFSSGGPTWRRLRKVCVVKLLSANRVRSFAPIRREETRRLLESIAGHCPGKAIDLRAMVEVFSSAIVSRTALSETFEHRGSILKKGLELASGFNLSDHFPSLSFLNVLMRHRLRRVHRQVDKLLEDIIAERMRLRQKKMKEKDTAEVMLDVLLDAMEHPDTDVPITHDNIKAVIMDMFAGGTETSSSTIEWALAELMKNPKEMAKVQDEVRTKMEAVTSWCDIGHLSYLRLVVKETMRLHMPAPLLVPRVCKEQCRVGGYMIPAGSRVVINAWAMGRDPRYWEDAEAFRPGRFLGTSVDFKGGDFEFLPFGAGRRMCPGIEFGLAGVELCLAQLLFYFDWTLPGGIAPEDLDMSETSVGALSVVRKEPLQLIPSIHAPLHLNY, encoded by the exons ATGGGGCaggtcggcctcgtcgtcgtctcgTCCCGCGAGGCGGCCAGGGAGGTCATGAAGGTGCAGGACGCAAACTTCGCCCACCGCCCGGAGCTAGCCGGGCCCAAGGTTCTGCTGTACGGCTGCGCCGACGTCGCCTTCTCCTCCGGCGGCCCCACCTGGCGCCGGCTGCGCAAGGTGTGCGTCGTCAAGCTCCTGTCCGCGAACCGGGTCAGGTCTTTCGCTCCCATACGGAGGGAGGAGACACGTCGTCTCCTGGAGAGCATCGCCGGACACTGTCCGGGCAAGGCCATTGACCTCCGGGCCATGGTCGAGGTCTTCAGCAGCGCCATCGTGAGCAGGACGGCATTGAGCGAGACGTTCGAGCACAGGGGCTCCATCTTAAAGAAGGGCCTGGAGCTGGCGTCGGGGTTCAACCTGTCGGACCATTTCCCGTCGTTGAGCTTCCTCAACGTTCTGATGAGGCACCGGCTGCGACGGGTGCACCGTCAGGTCGACAAGCTGCTCGAAGACATCATTGCAGAGCGCATGCGGCTTcggcagaagaagatgaaggagaAGGACACAGCAGAGGTCATGCTAGATGTGCTTCTCGATGCCATGGAGCATCCAGACACGGATGTGCCCATTACACACGACAACATCAAAGCTGTCATAATG GATATGTTTGCCGGGGGCACAGAGACATCATCGTCAACGATAGAGTGGGCGCTGGCAGAGCTGATGAAGAACCCCAAGGAGATGGCCAAAGTGCAGGACGAGGTGAGGACAAAAATGGAAGCAGTGACAAGCTGGTGCGACATCGGACATCTCAGCTACCTCCGGCTTGTCGTCAAGGAGACGATGCGGCTGCACATGCCGGCACCTCTTCTAGTCCCCAGGGTCTGCAAGGAGCAGTGCCGTGTCGGTGGCTACATGATCCCGGCCGGCAGCAGGGTGGTCATCAACGCATGGGCCATGGGCAGGGACCCGAGGTACTGGGAGGACGCTGAGGCGTTCCGTCCCGGGAGATTCCTCGGCACAAGCGTCGACTTCAAGGGGGGCGACTTTGAGTTCCTGCCGTTCGGTGCCGGCCGGAGAATGTGCCCAGGGATAGAGTTTgggctcgccggcgtcgagctttGCTTGGCTCAACTCCTTTTCTATTTCGACTGGACGCTTCCCGGTGGCATCGCGCCGGAAGACCTCGACATGAGCGAGACATCGGTCGGTGCTCTATCGGTAGTCCGGAAGGAGCCACTTCAGTTGATCCCCAGCATACACGCTCCACTTCATCTCAACTATTGA